A genomic region of Gossypium hirsutum isolate 1008001.06 chromosome D01, Gossypium_hirsutum_v2.1, whole genome shotgun sequence contains the following coding sequences:
- the LOC107917172 gene encoding uncharacterized protein translates to MALLTFLPEAAAEPMKQQPKRRRKQVKKQKQPTTSSWDQIKNLLTCKQMEGSKVHDPSKNNNPAPPHHHQHGYSKLGSSCSSICSFRDVVHGNTRVVHRADNSPESSTIGQETALLRRKAVNGSSSRSLSGSTRSNNSTTTSSSSRAIQFRKLSGCYECHTIVDPSRYPSSRTSICACSQCGEVFPKIESLELHQAVRHAVSELGPEDSGRNIVEIIFKSSWLKKDNPICKIERILKVHNNQRTIQRFEDCRDAVKTRAINSTRKNPRCAADGNELLRFHCTTLSCSLGARGSSSLCGSIPGCGVCTIIRQGFQNKGGGTAPAAEFKGVVTTASSGRAHDSIKRTDGRRAMLVCRVIAGRVKRVADEAPPLEDENSSGVSSSAGSYDSVAAYAGVYSNLEELVVFNARAILPCFVVIYKALECGLI, encoded by the exons atggcTCTGCTGACTTTCTTGCCGGAGGCGGCGGCGGAGCCCATGAAACAACAGCCGAAGCGCCGGAGAAAGCAAGTGAAAAAGCAAAAGCAACCCACCACGTCTTCTTGGGATCAAATCAAGAACTTGCTCACTTGCAAACAGATGGAAGGGTCCAAAGTCCACGACCCTTCGAAGAACAATAACCCGGCGCCGCCTCATCATCATCAACATGGCTACTCAAAGCTGGGTTCCTCTTGTAGCTCCATCTGCAGCTTCAGGGACGTCGTTCATGGCAACACGAGGGTTGTTCACAGAGCTGATAACTCACCTGAGAGTAGCACAATAGGTCAAGAAACTGCGCTGCTCAGACGCAAAGCTGTTAATGGGTCGTCGTCGCGGTCCTTGTCGGGGTCAACAAGATCCAATAACAGCACCACCACCTCGTCTTCTTCAAGAGCTATTCAATTCAGGAAGCTTTCTGGGTGTTATGAATGTCATACGATCGTTGACCCCAGCAG GTATCCATcgtcaagaacaagtatctgtgCCTGCTCACAGTGCGGAGAGGTGTTCCCAAAAATTGAAAGCTTGGAACTTCATCAAGCAGTTCGCCATGCAG TTTCGGAGTTGGGTCCAGAAGATTCGGGCCGGAACATTGtggaaattattttcaaatccagCTGGCTAAAGAAGGACAATCCGATCTGTAAGATCGAACGGATATTGAAAGTCCACAACAACCAACGCACCATCCAACGGTTCGAGGACTGCCGCGACGCAGTGAAAACGCGCGCCATTAATAGCACCAGAAAGAACCCCAGGTGTGCCGCTGACGGCAACGAACTCCTCCGTTTCCATTGCACAACCTTGTCCTGCTCCCTCGGCGCGCGCGGCTCCTCCAGCTTGTGCGGCTCCATCCCCGGCTGCGGCGTCTGCACCATTATCAGACAAGGGTTCCAAAACAAAGGCGGAGGGACCGCGCCAGCCGCAGAATTCAAGGGTGTCGTCACAACGGCCAGTAGCGGTAGGGCCCACGACTCAATTAAGCGTACGGACGGACGTAGGGCCATGCTGGTTTGCCGTGTGATCGCGGGAAGGGTGAAGCGAGTGGCGGATGAAGCGCCGCCGTTGGAGGACGAGAATAGCAGCGGCGTATCTTCCTCGGCTGGTTCGTACGACTCTGTAGCTGCGTACGCCGGGGTTTACTCCAATCTGGAGGAGCTAGTTGTCTTTAATGCAAGGGCTATCCTTCCTTGTTTCGTAGTCATTTACAAAGCACTTGAATGTGGACTGATATGA